A window from Drosophila kikkawai strain 14028-0561.14 chromosome 2L, DkikHiC1v2, whole genome shotgun sequence encodes these proteins:
- the LOC108083332 gene encoding histone H1-like — MSDSAVATTAPVQNKVAAKKASGSRATKAKKAAVPPSHPPTQQMVDASIKNLKDCDGSSLLAIKKYITANYKCDAQTLAPFIKKCLKSAVANGKLIQTKGKGASGSFKLSASAKTEPKPKVAAAEKKVKSKKVVTKEAEATAKKAAGAADKKPKAKKTVATKKTAEKKKTDKAKAKDAKKTGVVKAKPAAAKAKPAAAKPKAAKAPKAKAASSAKPKKAVKKATAPATAKKPKAKTTASKK, encoded by the coding sequence ATGTCCGACTCTGCAGTGGCAACAACCGCGCCAGTTCAGAATAAGGTGGCCGCCAAAAAGGCATCTGGTTCAAGAGCTAccaaggccaagaaggcaGCAGTTCCACCATCACATCCGCCTACTCAACAAATGGTGGATGCTTCCATCAAGAACTTAAAGGATTGTGATGGCTCATCGCTTTTAGCaatcaagaaatatatcaCTGCCAACTACAAATGCGACGCCCAGACACTGGCTCCATTCATCAAGAAGTGCTTGAAGTCCGCAGTGGCCAATGGAAAGCTGATCcaaacaaagggaaagggTGCGTCTGGTTCCTTCAAACTGTCGGCCTCTGCCAAAACGGAGCCCAAGCCAAAGGTTGCGGCTGCTgagaaaaaagtcaaaagcaaGAAGGTAGTCACCAAGGAAGCCGAAGCCACCGCAAAGAAAGCCGCCGGAGCTGCTGACAAGAAACCCAAGGCTAAGAAGACCGTTGCCACCAAGAAGACTgccgagaagaagaaaactgataaggcaaaggccaaggatgccaagaaaactggagtcgtaaaggcaaagccagcagcagcaaaggctaAGCCGGCCGCCGCGAAGCCAAAGGCAGCGAAGGCACCGAAGGCCAAGGCAGCATCGTCCGCCAAGCCCAAGAAGGCAGTGAAGAAAGCAACTGCTCCAGCTACCGCTAAGAAGCCGAAAGCCAAGACCACGGCGTCGAAGAAGTAA
- the LOC138928610 gene encoding uncharacterized protein, translating to MVQCVKEVLAHTMKELAPKEHVLENLLIEAESIVNSCPLTHLPVTVDQEAPLTPNDLLKGVPDVPDLPRDNGQESERCATRKQWRIARMMRDRFWKRWLHEYLPTLVRRERWCQHAEPIRRGNLVYICDPAIP from the coding sequence ATGGTGCAGTGTGTCAAGGAGGTCTTGGCGCATACTATGAAGGAGCTTGCGCCCAAGGAGCACGTACTGGAGAACCTGTTGATTGAGGCGGAGAGCATAGTGAACTCTTGTCCGCTCACTCATCTACCAGTAACGGTGGACCAGGAGGCACCACTGACACCCAACGATCTGCTAAAGGGGGTGCCCGATGTTCCAGATCTACCCAGGGATAACGGACAGGAGTCCGAGAGATGCGCTACCAGGAAGCAGTGGCGCATAGCGAGAATGATGAGAGATCGATTCTGGAAGCGATGGCTGCATGAGTACCTGCCGACGCTTGTACGCAGGGAGAGATGGTGCCAGCACGCCGAGCCCATTCGTCGAGGAAATCTGGTGTACATATGTGATCCGGCCATACCATGA